A window from Triticum aestivum cultivar Chinese Spring chromosome 6D, IWGSC CS RefSeq v2.1, whole genome shotgun sequence encodes these proteins:
- the LOC123145311 gene encoding ADP,ATP carrier protein 1, mitochondrial-like gives MADRANHPSVMQKFGGQFHLASSFSEGVRARNICPSVPSYERRFTTSSYMTQNLGISVPMMSSSPLFANAPPEKKGVKNFAIDFLMGGVSAAVSKTAAAPIERVKLLIQNQDEMIKAGRLSEPYKGIGDCFGRTIKDEGFGSLWRGNTANVIRYFPTQALNFAFKDYFKRMFNFKKDKDGYWKWFGGNLASGGAAGASSLFFVYSLDYARTRLANDAKASKGGGERQFNGLVDVYRKTLKSDGIAGLYRGFNISCVGIIVYRGLYFGLYDSLKPVLLTGTLQDNFFASFALGWLITNGAGLASYPIDTVRRRMMMTSGEAVKYKSSLDAFQQILAKEGAKSLFKGAGANILRAIAGAGVLSGYDQLQILFFGKKYGSGGA, from the exons ATGGCGGACCGTGCTAACCACCCGTCTGTCATGCAGAAGTTTGGTGGACAGTTCCACCTTGCCTCCAGCTTCTCTGAGGGTGTTCGTGCTCGCAACATCTGCCCTTCTGTGCCATCCTATGAGAGGCGCTTCACCACAAGCAGCTACATGACTCAGAACCTTGGCATCAGTGTCCCAATGATGTCATCTTCTCCATTGTTTGCCAATGCACCCCCTGAGAAGAAAGGTGTCAAGAACTTTGCGATTGACTTCCTCATGGGAGGAGTGTCAGCTGCAGTTTCCAAGACTGCTGCAGCTCCTATTGAGCGTGTTAAGCTGCTTATCCAGAACCAGGATGAGATGATCAAGGCTGGCAGGCTCTCTGAGCCATACAAGGGTATTGGTGACTGCTTTGGGCGCACCATCAAGGATGAAGGCTTTGGCTCACTGTGGAGAGGAAACACTGCTAACGTCATCCGTTACTTCCCAACTCAG GCTTTGAACTTTGCATTCAAGGATTACTTCAAGAGGATGTTCAACTTCAAGAAGGACAAGGATGGTTACTGGAAGTGGTTCGGTGGCAACCTTGCTTCTGGTGGTGCAGCTGGTGCTTCCTCGCTGTTCTTCGTGTACTCCCTTGACTATGCTAGGACAAGGCTGGCCAATGACGCAAAGGCATCCAAGGGTGGAGGTGAGAGGCAGTTCAATGGCCTGGTTGATGTCTACCGCAAGACTCTCAAGTCAGATGGTATTGCTGGGCTTTACCGTGGATTCAACATCTCCTGTGTTGGAATCATTGTCTACCGTGGTCTGTACTTTGGACTGTATGACTCTCTGAAGCCAGTTCTCCTCACTGGCACTCTCCAG GACAACTTCTTTGCCAGCTTTGCTCTTGGTTGGTTGATCACCAACGGTGCAGGTCTTGCATCTTACCCCATTGACACCGTCCGCAGAAGGATGATGATGACCTCTGGAGAGGCTGTCAAGTACAAGAGCTCCTTGGATGCTTTCCAGCAGATCCTGGCGAAGGAGGGTGCCAAGTCCCTCTTCAAGGGTGCTGGTGCCAACATCCTCCGAGCCATTGCTGGTGCTGGTGTGCTCTCCGGCTATGATCAGCTCCAGATCCTCTTCTTCGGCAAGAAGTACGGCTCAGGCGGTGCCTAG
- the LOC123145308 gene encoding threonine--tRNA ligase, chloroplastic/mitochondrial 2 isoform X2, translated as MATLSAPLLRSHHRHLPVRSSPRRCRTAAFPRGFVPLEPLSSRGPPRTAVRSASTSAAAPEAAEATGGAAPSETAAEEVEAQARVVLPTNESSENLLRIRHTCAHVMAMAVQKLFPDSKVTIGPWIDNGFYYDFDMEPLTDKDLKKIKKEMDRIIRRNLPLVREEVSREEAQKRIQALNEPYKLEILERIKEEPITIYHIGEEWWDLCAGPHVESTGKIQRKAVELESVAGAYWRGDENNQMLQRIYGTAWESEDQLKAYIHFKEEAKRRDHRRLGQDLDLFSIQEDAGGGLVFWHPKGAIIRHILEDSWKQTHLQRGYDLLYTPHVAKADLWKISGHIDFYKENMYNQMDVEDEPYQLRPMNCPYHILVYKRKLQSYRDLPIRVAELGTVYRYELSGALHGLFRVRGFTQDDAHIFCLEDQIKDEIRGVLDLTEEILGQFGFRNYEVNLSTRPEKSVGSDDIWEKATIALKDALDDKGWGYTVDEGGGAFYGPKIDLKIEDALGRKWQCSTVQVDFNLPERFDITYVDSHTEKKRPIMIHRAILGSLERFFGILIENYAGDFPLWLAPTQARILPVTNNELQYCNEVASELKSRGIRAEVCHGERLPKLIRNAETQKVPLMAVVGPKEVEARTLTIRSRHNGEMGTMPVDDFISKIQSAVAEKSSL; from the exons ATGGCGACTCTCTCCGCCCCCTTGCTCCGTTCCCACCACCGTCACCTCCCCGtccgctcctcgccgcgccgcTGCCGGACCGCCGCCTTCCCGCGCGGGTTCGTTCCCCTCGAACCCCTCTCCTCCCGTGGCCCCCCACGCACCGCCGTACGCTCCGCCTCGACCTCGGCAGCGGCACCGGAGGCCGCCGAGGCAACGGGAGGCGCGGCCCCGAGCGAAACGGccgcggaggaggtggaggcgcagGCGCGCGTCGTGCTCCCCACCAACGAGTCCTCCGAGAACCTGCTGCGCATCCGCCACACC TGTGCCCATGTCATGGCCATGGCCGTCCAGAAGCTGTTCCCCGACTCCAAAGTGACCATAGGCCCCTGGATAGACAATGGCTTCTACTACGACTTCGACATGGAGCCCCTGACGGATAAGGACCTCAAGAAGATCAAGAAGGAGATG GACCGAATCATTCGACGGAACCTTCCATTGGTGAGGGAGGAGGTGTCCAGGGAAGAGGCTCAAAAGAGGATCCAAGCACTTAACGAGCCATATAAGCTGGAGATTTTGGAGAGAATTAAGGAAGAACCCATCACAATTTATCACATTG GAGAAGAGTGGTGGGATCTGTGTGCTGGCCCTCATGTTGAGTCTACTGGCAAGATACAGAGAAAGGCTGTTGAGCTTGAGTCTGTTGCTGGTGCTTACTGGAGGGGTGATGAGAATAATCAAATGCTACAAAGGATATATGGGACTGCATGGGAGAGTGAAGATCAATTGAAGGCTTACATCCACTTCAAGGAGGAGGCCAAGCGCAGAGACCATCGGCGACTAGGTCAGGACCTTGATCTGTTCTCTATACAG GAAGATGCTGGTGGGGGTTTAGTATTCTGGCATCCAAAAGGTGCTATCATCAGACACATTTTAGAAGATTCGTGGAAACAAACTCACCTGCAACGTGGTTATGATCTATTGTACACTCCGCATGTTGCGAAGGCTGATCTCTGGAAGATTAGCGGACATATAGATTTCTACAAAGAGAATATGTACAACCAAATGGATGTAGAAGATGAGCCATATCAACTTCGGCCCATGAATTGCCCTTACCACATCTTGGTATACAAGAGAAAGCTACAATCATACAGGGATTTACCCATCAGAGTGGCAGAGCTTGGAACTGTCTATAGATATGAGCTCTCTGGTGCTCTGCATGGGCTGTTCCGCGTAAGAGGGTTCACACAG GATGATGCCCACATATTTTGTCTCGAAGACCAGATAAAAGATGAAATTAGAGGAGTTCTTGATTTAACTGAAGAAATACTGGGGCAGTTTGGCTTCCGGAATTATGAGGTAAACCTTTCAACCAGGCCAGAAAAATCTGTTGGCAGTGACGACATATGGGAAAAGGCAACAATTGCTCTGAAAGATGCGCTAGATGATAAAGGTTGGGGATACACGGTTGATGAAGGGGGAGGTGCTTTCTATGGTCCAAAAATTGATTTGAAAATTGAGGACGCTCTTGGAAGAAAATGGCAATGTTCCACTGTGCAG GTTGACTTCAATTTGCCTGAACGGTTTGACATCACTTATGTTGACTCGCATACTGAGAAGAAACGGCCTATCATGATTCATAGAGCCATCCTTGGGTCTTTGGAGCGCTTTTTTGGCATCCTCATTGAAAACTACGCTGGTGATTTTCCACTTTGGCTTGCTCCAACCCAAGCTCGTATTCTACCTGTCACAAACAATGAG CTGCAGTACTGTAATGAGGTGGCTTCAGAACTGAAATCGAGAGGTATCCGCGCCGAGGTATGCCACGGCGAACGTCTGCCGAAGTTAATCAGAAACGCCGAAACACAAAAGGTGCCGCTCATGGCGGTCGTTGGCCCCAAGGAAGTCGAAGCTAGGACTCTCACCATCAGGTCCAGGCATAACGGGGAGATGGGCACCATGCCCGTCGACGATTTCATCAGCAAAATCCAATCGGCCGTTGCTGAAAAATCTTCGCTGTAG
- the LOC123145308 gene encoding uncharacterized protein isoform X1, which produces MFDDMSQSLDDEAFMHATNVGNDDCVARKMIAQGLFRVRNMKGEKKKKQGKAFTFHHCYKELKDEEKWKTRETFDASKKKSVVIEDEDVAVERSEAEWRRAAAEERLAATEERKVDLEEKKAAAEQMKMVKEKALKFMFMDTSTLDPKAKAYVELCRDEMLMKKPMLMRQMMMGGGMGGAMGGGMGGAMGGYMNMMGGVMNGAFGGNMGGGFGGNIEGGFGGMGGGFGGNMTGMGGGFGGNMMGGFGGDYGDNMSVVGGGFVGNMTGMGGNEGASGAPGNETSPFHNVDKEAGDDDDRTTCAHVMAMAVQKLFPDSKVTIGPWIDNGFYYDFDMEPLTDKDLKKIKKEMDRIIRRNLPLVREEVSREEAQKRIQALNEPYKLEILERIKEEPITIYHIGEEWWDLCAGPHVESTGKIQRKAVELESVAGAYWRGDENNQMLQRIYGTAWESEDQLKAYIHFKEEAKRRDHRRLGQDLDLFSIQEDAGGGLVFWHPKGAIIRHILEDSWKQTHLQRGYDLLYTPHVAKADLWKISGHIDFYKENMYNQMDVEDEPYQLRPMNCPYHILVYKRKLQSYRDLPIRVAELGTVYRYELSGALHGLFRVRGFTQDDAHIFCLEDQIKDEIRGVLDLTEEILGQFGFRNYEVNLSTRPEKSVGSDDIWEKATIALKDALDDKGWGYTVDEGGGAFYGPKIDLKIEDALGRKWQCSTVQVDFNLPERFDITYVDSHTEKKRPIMIHRAILGSLERFFGILIENYAGDFPLWLAPTQARILPVTNNELQYCNEVASELKSRGIRAEVCHGERLPKLIRNAETQKVPLMAVVGPKEVEARTLTIRRGTRPDPIDWGIARCGWDGVVRIYDWSVMDGPNFTGQVDNTWDKNLQAGGHWDRAVIFLGGKGGETWITPKAFAAICNSRFIIMKRGTSNARIAMGKINCGELEEEDEDGEKVPEHIDLGPILSIKDQLEKDKDDESLRRWKEQLLGSVDLNSVGETLEPDVKIMSLSIQSPGRPDIFLPLPVEPSSGKGVWFTLKEGSPYKLKFTFSVSNNIVSGLRYTNTVWKTGIKVDSTKEMLGTFSPQPEPYAYVTPEETTPSGMFARGSYSAKTKFLDDDRKCYLQINYTFDIRREWPSSG; this is translated from the exons ATGTTCGATGATATGTCGCAAAG TCTTGATGATGAAGCTTTCATGCACGCGACAAATGTGGGAAATGATGATTGTGTCGCACGA AAAATGATTGCGCAAGGATTATTTCGAGTGAGGAACATGAAAggcgagaagaagaagaaacaagGAAAAGCTTTCACTTTTCATCATTGCTACAAAGAGCTTAAGGATGAGGAGAAGTGGAAAACTAGAGAGACTTTTGATGCTTCGAAGAAGAAGAGTGTGGTGATTGAGGATGAAGATGTCGCCG TCGAGAGGAGTGAGGCCGAGTGGCGGAGGGCGGCGGCCGAGGAGAGGTTGGCGGCgaccgaggagaggaaggtggacCTAGAGGAGAAAAAGGCCGCGGCCGagcagatgaagatggtcaagGAGAAGGCACTCAAGTTTATGTTTATGGATACATCTACTCTTGATCCCAAGGCAAAGGCCTATGTTGAACTTTGTCGCGATGAAATGCTCATGAAGAAGCCAATGCTCATGAGGCAAATGATGATGGGAGGAGGCATGGGAGGTGCCATGGGAGGAGGCATGGGAGGTGCCATGGGTGGCTACATGAACATGATGGGAGGTGTCATGAATGGTGCATTTGGCGGAAACATGGGAGGTGGCTTCGGTGGCAACATAGAAGGTGGCTTTGGTGGCATGGGAGGTGGCTTCGGAGGCAACATGACCGGCATGGGAGGTGGCTTTGGTGGCAACATGATGGGTGGCTTCGGAGGTGACTATGGCGACAACATGAGTGTCGTTGGAGGTGGCTTCGTCGGCAACATGACCGGCATGGGAGGCAATGAAGGTGCTTCGGGTGCTCCTGGCAATGAGACTTCACCGTTTCATAACGTCGACAAAgaagccggtgatgatgatgatcgtaCCACG TGTGCCCATGTCATGGCCATGGCCGTCCAGAAGCTGTTCCCCGACTCCAAAGTGACCATAGGCCCCTGGATAGACAATGGCTTCTACTACGACTTCGACATGGAGCCCCTGACGGATAAGGACCTCAAGAAGATCAAGAAGGAGATG GACCGAATCATTCGACGGAACCTTCCATTGGTGAGGGAGGAGGTGTCCAGGGAAGAGGCTCAAAAGAGGATCCAAGCACTTAACGAGCCATATAAGCTGGAGATTTTGGAGAGAATTAAGGAAGAACCCATCACAATTTATCACATTG GAGAAGAGTGGTGGGATCTGTGTGCTGGCCCTCATGTTGAGTCTACTGGCAAGATACAGAGAAAGGCTGTTGAGCTTGAGTCTGTTGCTGGTGCTTACTGGAGGGGTGATGAGAATAATCAAATGCTACAAAGGATATATGGGACTGCATGGGAGAGTGAAGATCAATTGAAGGCTTACATCCACTTCAAGGAGGAGGCCAAGCGCAGAGACCATCGGCGACTAGGTCAGGACCTTGATCTGTTCTCTATACAG GAAGATGCTGGTGGGGGTTTAGTATTCTGGCATCCAAAAGGTGCTATCATCAGACACATTTTAGAAGATTCGTGGAAACAAACTCACCTGCAACGTGGTTATGATCTATTGTACACTCCGCATGTTGCGAAGGCTGATCTCTGGAAGATTAGCGGACATATAGATTTCTACAAAGAGAATATGTACAACCAAATGGATGTAGAAGATGAGCCATATCAACTTCGGCCCATGAATTGCCCTTACCACATCTTGGTATACAAGAGAAAGCTACAATCATACAGGGATTTACCCATCAGAGTGGCAGAGCTTGGAACTGTCTATAGATATGAGCTCTCTGGTGCTCTGCATGGGCTGTTCCGCGTAAGAGGGTTCACACAG GATGATGCCCACATATTTTGTCTCGAAGACCAGATAAAAGATGAAATTAGAGGAGTTCTTGATTTAACTGAAGAAATACTGGGGCAGTTTGGCTTCCGGAATTATGAGGTAAACCTTTCAACCAGGCCAGAAAAATCTGTTGGCAGTGACGACATATGGGAAAAGGCAACAATTGCTCTGAAAGATGCGCTAGATGATAAAGGTTGGGGATACACGGTTGATGAAGGGGGAGGTGCTTTCTATGGTCCAAAAATTGATTTGAAAATTGAGGACGCTCTTGGAAGAAAATGGCAATGTTCCACTGTGCAG GTTGACTTCAATTTGCCTGAACGGTTTGACATCACTTATGTTGACTCGCATACTGAGAAGAAACGGCCTATCATGATTCATAGAGCCATCCTTGGGTCTTTGGAGCGCTTTTTTGGCATCCTCATTGAAAACTACGCTGGTGATTTTCCACTTTGGCTTGCTCCAACCCAAGCTCGTATTCTACCTGTCACAAACAATGAG CTGCAGTACTGTAATGAGGTGGCTTCAGAACTGAAATCGAGAGGTATCCGCGCCGAGGTATGCCACGGCGAACGTCTGCCGAAGTTAATCAGAAACGCCGAAACACAAAAGGTGCCGCTCATGGCGGTCGTTGGCCCCAAGGAAGTCGAAGCTAGGACTCTCACCATCAG GCGGGGGACCCGACCCGACCCGATTGATTGGGGCATCGCTCGCTGCGGGTGGGACGGCGTCGTGCGGATCTATGATTGGAGCGTGATGGACGGACCAAATTTTACCGGGCAAGTCGACAACACCTGGGACAAAAACCTGCAGGCTGGAGGACACTGGGATAG AGCCGTCATCTTCCTGGGCGGAAAGGGTGGAGAAACGTGGATTACCCCTAAAGCCTTTGCAGCTATTTGTAATTCGCGATTTATAATTATGAAGCGTGGCACTTCTAATGCCAGGATTGCTATGGGGAAAATTAATTGC GGCGAgctggaggaggaagacgaggacggCGAGAAGGTCCCCGAGCACATCGACCTCGGCCCCATCCTCAGCATCAAGGACCAGCTCGAGAAGGACAAG GACGACGAGAGCCTGAGGAGGTGGAAGGAGCAGCTGCTCGGCAGCGTGGATTTGAACTCCGTGGGAG AGACGCTGGAGCCGGACGTGAAGATTATGAGCCTGTCCATCCAGTCCCCCGGGCGGCCGGACATCTTCCTGCCGCTGCCGGTGGAGCCCAGCAGCGGCAAGGGGGTGTGGTTCACCCTCAAGGAAGGCTCCCCGTACAAGCTCAAGTTCACCTTCTCCGTCAGCAACAACATCGTCTCCGGCCTCCGCTACACCAACACCGTCTGGAAGACCGGCATCAAAG TTGACAGCACAAAGGAGATGCTGGGCACGTTCAGCCCGCAGCCGGAGCCGTACGCGTACGTGACGCCGGAGGAGACCACGCCGTCCGGGATGTTCGCCCGGGGATCCTACTCTGCCAAGACCAAG TTCCTGGACGACGACCGGAAGTGCTACCTGCAGATCAATTACACCTTCGACATACGCCGGGAGTGGCCGTCGTCAGGCTGA